In Cytobacillus oceanisediminis, the following proteins share a genomic window:
- a CDS encoding BhlA/UviB family holin-like peptide — protein MDLTAIPLEQFASNGVFAILFVWLLYSTRKEAIDRENKLTAQIEKQNEAQEKIVSSLERLETQIQNLKEVK, from the coding sequence ATGGATTTAACAGCAATTCCTTTAGAACAATTTGCTTCAAATGGTGTTTTTGCTATCCTCTTTGTCTGGTTGCTTTACTCCACCAGGAAAGAAGCAATTGACAGGGAAAATAAATTAACTGCACAAATCGAAAAGCAAAATGAAGCACAAGAGAAAATTGTCAGTTCATTAGAACGACTAGAAACACAGATTCAGAATTTGAAGGAGGTTAAATAA